One genomic segment of bacterium includes these proteins:
- a CDS encoding peptidase S8: protein MQKKLLIALLGITSVTMGLTGCGFGGDAITKTSTVQNPMRLNPEEFRADGVSKKQVLVSFKTRTADFSAFERRNGVKVKRSLSSIGSAVVTISGDPEAFVAKLRRDASVAHAELDRALMMDEVKVNDPSRGQQYALDTVNANAAWDKTMGSEKVTIAIVDSGLDLDHPDLKGKLVPGYNSVTPGQAPKDDVGHGTHVAGIAAASTNNGLGIAGLAANSKIMPVKVLGDGTGSAGSVADGIIWAVDHGADVINMSLGFYDENETLGKAVAYALEKKVVVVATMGNNNIERKRFPAAFPGVIAVGSTAKGDARSNFSNFGNWMSVSAPGSDILSTFPSYPVTIGGGKDGYASLSGTSMAAPLVAGLCGLIRSQHPGMAPAEVKKIVEASTADLGDKGYDKYFGNGRIDAFQAVSK, encoded by the coding sequence GTGCAAAAGAAGCTTCTCATCGCCCTGCTCGGCATCACCTCGGTCACCATGGGCCTGACGGGCTGCGGCTTCGGCGGTGACGCGATCACCAAGACCTCGACCGTCCAGAACCCCATGCGCCTCAACCCCGAGGAATTCCGGGCCGACGGCGTCTCCAAGAAGCAGGTCCTCGTCTCCTTCAAGACCCGCACGGCCGACTTCTCGGCTTTCGAGCGCCGCAACGGCGTCAAGGTCAAGCGCTCGCTCTCGTCGATCGGCTCGGCCGTCGTCACCATCTCGGGGGATCCCGAGGCCTTCGTCGCGAAGCTTCGCCGTGACGCATCGGTCGCTCACGCCGAGCTCGACCGCGCTCTGATGATGGACGAGGTCAAGGTCAACGACCCCTCGCGCGGCCAGCAGTACGCCCTCGACACCGTGAACGCGAACGCCGCCTGGGATAAGACCATGGGCAGCGAGAAGGTCACCATCGCCATCGTCGACTCGGGTCTCGACCTCGATCACCCCGACCTCAAGGGCAAGCTGGTCCCCGGCTACAACTCGGTGACCCCCGGCCAGGCTCCCAAGGATGACGTGGGCCACGGCACCCACGTGGCGGGCATCGCCGCCGCCTCGACCAACAACGGCCTCGGCATCGCGGGCCTCGCTGCCAACAGCAAGATCATGCCCGTCAAGGTGCTGGGTGACGGCACCGGCTCGGCCGGCTCGGTCGCTGACGGCATCATCTGGGCCGTCGACCACGGCGCCGACGTCATCAACATGAGCCTCGGCTTCTACGACGAGAACGAGACCCTCGGCAAGGCCGTCGCCTATGCCCTCGAGAAGAAGGTCGTCGTCGTGGCCACCATGGGCAACAACAACATCGAGCGCAAGCGCTTCCCCGCTGCTTTCCCCGGCGTCATCGCCGTGGGCTCGACCGCCAAGGGCGATGCCCGTTCCAACTTCTCGAACTTCGGCAACTGGATGAGCGTCTCGGCCCCCGGCAGCGACATCCTCTCGACCTTCCCCAGCTACCCCGTCACCATCGGCGGCGGCAAGGACGGCTACGCGAGCCTCTCGGGCACCTCGATGGCGGCTCCCCTGGTCGCCGGTCTCTGCGGCCTGATCCGCAGCCAGCACCCCGGCATGGCGCCCGCCGAGGTCAAGAAGATCGTCGAAGCCAGCACCGCCGATCTCGGCGACAAGGGCTACGACAAGTACTTCGGCAACGGCCGCATCGACGCCTTCCAGGCCGTCTCGAAGTAA